TGGATATCGGTCATCACCTTCTTCTCGACTCTCCCCGCGTGGCGCACCCGCCGCTCGACGCCGTCCTCGCCATCGACTTCGTGGTGTCGAATTATATGCCTCGCCTCTGGCATGACCTCCGGAACGAACGTCCCGAGTACGAGCCGCTGATTGAGCGGGCGCAAGCCCGATGTTGGCGTCCTTACGCGCAGGGGAGCACCGCCCGTTGGTCGGCTGAGGACTCAGGCTGGGATGGCCCGGACATCTGGCCCCAGACCGTGTACCGAGGTGAGAGTGGCGCAGAGGCCGAATCTAGCTGAGTGGTCGGAGCCTTCTACATCCGCCGGATGTCTTCGCGGAGGCGGCGGACCTTCGTGACCACCGCATCAACGGCATCGGACCGCTCGCGGCGGGCCAGGTATGCCTCGCGGTGGTCAAGGAGCGGGTCGAGCAGCTCCGCGTCGATCTTCTGACGGAGGAACTGGAGGGCGTGAACGACCGTGTCGAGGTCGGCCTCGGTGAGCTCGTCGTCGGAGGTGAGGGGGTCGAGGAGCGGGTTCATCAGATCGCGGGTGGGAAGGGTTGCATCGTACGCGCCCGCCCTGCCTTCGCCCTGTCAGCCCTCACCCTGCTCGCGAGCGAAGTCCTCGAACGACGAGTATGCGCGGTGGCCGCGAGCTTTGTTTGTCTTGCCCTGAATGGTGCGATCAATGCGCCCGTGGAGGTACCGGATGAGTTCGTCGAAGCGCTCGATAGGAACGTGGTAGACCCCCGCGACTTTGAACTTCGACTTGATGTTGCTCGAGATGACGCCGTGGTTGTGGCGGCCCTTCTGCCCATAGCTCTGGAGTCCGGTGGACCGAAACTCGTTGTACCGAGTGATGAGATAGCCGACGTAGTTCTTGCGGTGAAGGTCGGTGCCAATGCTCCCCGCCGGGTAATGCATCCTCCCATTCGGCTTCACGTCGCCGTGGACGTGGATGTCGCCACCGGCGACGATGCTGCCGGTAGCGTCACGGCCGATGGAGACGATGTTACCGAGCGGCCGTGACGTTGACCTGCCGGGCATCTGGTGGATGACGGCTCCCTGGGACGCCTTGACGCGCCGGACCTCCGCCTCGGGGATGGCTTTGCTGTGGATGCGGGCGTGGCAGTTCTTGCAGGCGAGGACGAGGTTGCCGGGCTCGTTCGACCCGTCCTCCGACCGGGGGACGATGTGGTGAATGTCGAGGGCATCGATCTCGTCGAAGCTGCAGAACGAGCAGCGGCTCCCGGCCTGTTGGTAGATCAGCTTCTCCGTCGGCTTGGGGATCGGTTTCTTGTTCGCCATCGGTCAGACGGGTGAATCGAGGGGCATCCGGGGCGGGGCCGTCTTCCAGACGAGGGCGCGCTCGTCGGGCGTGATGCCGTAGGCGTCGAAGACAGCCTCAGTGATGGCCCGCTCGTGGGCGAGCGCGGACCCTTCGAGGACGGCGAGGCGCATCGTGGCCTCGGCGTAGTAGTCGAGGATCTCGCGGAGGAGCGCGGGCGAGAGCTTCGAGTGGCCGGAGCGCTTCTTGACCTCGCGGGCGAAGGTCGCGTCGTCGAGCGTCCAGAAGGACTCGAGCTTGCGGCCGGGCGTGGCGACGCCGTGCTCGATGCAGAGCCAGTCGAGGAGCTCGGCGGCGTGCTGGCGGCGCTCGTCGGCGAGGCGAACGAGGTCGGCGACGTGAGTCTCGACCGTGTCGCGCGTCTCCGCCGACGGCTCGGCGATGGGGAGATCCGTCAGGAGGTACCCGGCCGGGCTCAGCGCGTCGTCTTTCATGTGCGGCAGGTACCGCCAGGCGTACCACCACATCAGCGGGCTGTTGAGCACGCCCAAGAGGTACAGGTCGTCGGTCGGGAGGAGGAAGACCTTGTTGTTGCCGTAGAGCCCGTCGGTGTCGAGCGCGTACTGGGGGTGGAACTGGATCTCCTGATAGACCAGCTTCGGGCCGTCGAACAGGTCGTAGTAGTCGACAGAGTCCTGGATCTCGTACCACTCGTAGGCGCCGCCCTTCCGTCCAGGCCACTTGCCTGACCAGCCAGAGGGCTTCGGTTCTAACCGCTCCCGGAAACCTTCGAGGTAGCGCTTGACGGCGGGGTAGGCGTCGATGTCGATGCCTCGCCGGGTGAACACCATGTGCTCCCCGCCCCACTCGGGCGACCAGCGCGAGACGTCGGAGCCACGGAGAAACGGCTTGATGATCTCGGCCGAGCGGCCGTCCTCGGCCACGAGCCGGTCGCGCGTCGCCTGATCGACGAGGAACGCCGCGTTGAGACCGGTCACGACGCCCCGGTACGGTTTGACCCCTGCGAACTCCGCCAACCCGGGTCCGGCACGGCGCAGTCGCTCCATCAGGTCGTCCACGGCGGGGGGCTCCAGACTCCACGGCTCAGCCGAGAACCGGGACCACGGGACGCGGAAGGCCTCCTCGGCCACGAACTGCGCCAGCGGCGCCTCGCGGAGCCGCTCCCTGGGAACCGTCGCGACCTGGACCGTGGAGCCGCCACCTCCCCCCTCCCCTGCCCCGTCGGCCGGGACCCGGAGCGAGAGGATGACCGGGAACGTGTCGGCGTCTTCGAAGACCGGCGCGTGGCCGAAGTCGAGGACCGTCTCGGCGACCGTGTGCTCGGCGAGGAAGGCCCGGAGCGGCTCGCCGTAGCCCGCCCGCATCCACTTGTTCGAGACGATGTAGGCCAGCTTCCCACCCGGCGCCAGGAGCCGCGCACCCTGCTCGACGAAGTAGGCGTAGAGGTCGGCCGAGCCGTGGTAGACGTCGAACGCCTCGGCGAGGTACGGCTTGAGCTCCGTGAACCACTCCGCGCGGACGTAGGGCGGGTTGCCGAGCACGCAGTCGAACCCGCCTTCCGGGAGCGGTCCGGGTGCGGCTTGGCCGTCGCCACCCGCAGGGCCGCCGAAGACCTCGGGGAACGCCGCGTGCCAGTCGAAGGCGCGGGCGCGCGTCTCGGCGGGGAGCGCGTCGAAGACGGGCTCCATCGCGTCGCCGGACTCCGGCGGGACCACGAGCGAGTCGCCCGTGCGGATGGTCTGGTCGAGGTTGGAGAGCGGTCGGTCGGTCC
This genomic stretch from Bacteroidota bacterium harbors:
- a CDS encoding HNH endonuclease signature motif containing protein, producing MANKKPIPKPTEKLIYQQAGSRCSFCSFDEIDALDIHHIVPRSEDGSNEPGNLVLACKNCHARIHSKAIPEAEVRRVKASQGAVIHQMPGRSTSRPLGNIVSIGRDATGSIVAGGDIHVHGDVKPNGRMHYPAGSIGTDLHRKNYVGYLITRYNEFRSTGLQSYGQKGRHNHGVISSNIKSKFKVAGVYHVPIERFDELIRYLHGRIDRTIQGKTNKARGHRAYSSFEDFAREQGEG
- a CDS encoding DNA methyltransferase codes for the protein MPAPSKPLVSPRLLAREAAALPDPTDAQRQAAARWARTSADPAFVGQNEKPHQGKFLADLFGTVLGYRQFADAPDRYELKAESASSETAGGKTPDASLGRYGVDASGRTVAVVELKGPGADLDAPQRRAARLTPVEQAFGYVSKFDGCRWVVVSNFTHVRLYRADRGEGYAVEVRVADLGDDQVLRELLAVLHRDRLLGSGSGPSPTDRLVEASKTQEVEITAEFYKLYRGTRLGLFRDLVDHNPAPEGTPVPEHERALLAAAQTLLDRTLFVCFCEDTGLLPREVLRQALTAAGTGFVTTSRWDQLRGLFRAVDQGNASPRINAYNGGLFAPDPVLDALAVPDEALAPLLDIAAYDFNSDLSVDILGRIFERSIADLEALHAAIDGGDAPARSKRKSDGVFYTPEFVTRFVVAQTVGAWLAEQFEAARAANDFEALPESYTKQRAQAERALWLDYQDRLRRIKVLDPACGSGAFLVAAFDYLHAEYQRVNRKLASFEGGQAGLFDLDRQILQENLYGVDLNAESVEITRLSLWLKTARTDRPLSNLDQTIRTGDSLVVPPESGDAMEPVFDALPAETRARAFDWHAAFPEVFGGPAGGDGQAAPGPLPEGGFDCVLGNPPYVRAEWFTELKPYLAEAFDVYHGSADLYAYFVEQGARLLAPGGKLAYIVSNKWMRAGYGEPLRAFLAEHTVAETVLDFGHAPVFEDADTFPVILSLRVPADGAGEGGGGGSTVQVATVPRERLREAPLAQFVAEEAFRVPWSRFSAEPWSLEPPAVDDLMERLRRAGPGLAEFAGVKPYRGVVTGLNAAFLVDQATRDRLVAEDGRSAEIIKPFLRGSDVSRWSPEWGGEHMVFTRRGIDIDAYPAVKRYLEGFRERLEPKPSGWSGKWPGRKGGAYEWYEIQDSVDYYDLFDGPKLVYQEIQFHPQYALDTDGLYGNNKVFLLPTDDLYLLGVLNSPLMWWYAWRYLPHMKDDALSPAGYLLTDLPIAEPSAETRDTVETHVADLVRLADERRQHAAELLDWLCIEHGVATPGRKLESFWTLDDATFAREVKKRSGHSKLSPALLREILDYYAEATMRLAVLEGSALAHERAITEAVFDAYGITPDERALVWKTAPPRMPLDSPV